The Pantoea vagans genome includes a window with the following:
- the ispF gene encoding 2-C-methyl-D-erythritol 2,4-cyclodiphosphate synthase: MRIGHGFDVHAFGGEGPLVIGGVRIPFEHGFIAHSDGDVALHALTDALLGAVAMGDIGKLFPDTDPAFKGADSRGLLREAWRRIQLKGYRIGNVDVTIIAQAPKMLPHVPQMRVNIAEDLGCHMDDVNVKATTTEKLGFTGRGEGIACEAVALLVKAD, encoded by the coding sequence ATGCGTATCGGTCACGGTTTTGACGTTCACGCTTTTGGCGGCGAAGGTCCGTTGGTGATTGGCGGGGTGCGAATTCCCTTCGAGCACGGTTTTATTGCCCATTCAGATGGTGATGTGGCGCTGCACGCGCTGACCGATGCCCTGCTGGGCGCGGTGGCGATGGGCGATATCGGCAAGCTCTTCCCGGATACCGATCCGGCATTCAAAGGTGCCGATAGCCGTGGCCTGCTGCGCGAAGCCTGGCGTCGTATCCAGCTGAAAGGCTATCGCATCGGCAACGTGGACGTCACCATCATCGCTCAGGCCCCGAAAATGTTGCCACATGTGCCGCAGATGCGCGTCAACATCGCCGAAGATCTGGGTTGCCATATGGATGACGTCAACGTCAAAGCGACCACCACCGAGAAGCTTGGCTTTACCGGTCGCGGTGAAGGCATTGCCTGCGAAGCTGTGGCCCTGCTGGTGAAGGCTGATTAA
- a CDS encoding protein-L-isoaspartate(D-aspartate) O-methyltransferase: MVNRRIETLLEQLRAQGILDEHLLKAIADVPRERFIDEAFEHKAWENVALPIGNGQTISQPYMVARMTALLELNPESRVLEIGTGSGYQTAILAHLVNHVYSVERIKGLQWQAKRRLKQLDLHNISTRHGDGWQGWAARGPFDAIIVTAAPPEIPTALIAQLGEGGRMVLPVGEDQQVLKRLRRQGDEFVEEIIEPVRFVPLVQGDLA, encoded by the coding sequence ATGGTGAACCGGCGCATCGAAACGCTGTTAGAGCAACTGCGTGCACAAGGGATTCTCGATGAGCATTTGCTGAAAGCCATCGCAGATGTCCCGCGTGAACGCTTTATCGATGAGGCGTTTGAACACAAAGCCTGGGAAAACGTTGCGCTACCGATTGGTAACGGACAGACAATTTCACAGCCCTACATGGTCGCGCGCATGACGGCCTTGTTGGAACTGAACCCGGAATCGCGCGTGTTGGAAATTGGCACCGGTTCTGGCTATCAAACTGCCATTCTGGCACATCTGGTTAATCACGTTTATTCTGTGGAACGGATCAAAGGGTTGCAGTGGCAGGCCAAGCGTCGCCTCAAACAACTCGACCTGCATAATATCTCCACGCGACACGGCGACGGCTGGCAAGGCTGGGCGGCACGTGGGCCCTTTGACGCCATTATCGTCACGGCGGCTCCCCCTGAAATTCCGACTGCGCTGATAGCGCAATTAGGAGAGGGTGGCAGAATGGTGCTGCCAGTGGGCGAAGATCAGCAGGTGTTAAAGCGTTTACGTCGTCAGGGTGATGAATTTGTTGAAGAAATCATCGAGCCCGTCCGCTTTGTGCCGTTAGTTCAAGGCGATCTGGCCTGA
- the truD gene encoding tRNA pseudouridine(13) synthase TruD: MSELLYLHGVPSATGVIKANPEDFVVIEDLGYPYDGEGEQVLVRIRKIGCNTRFVAEAIAKFLGVHQRDMSYAGMKDRHAVTEQTLCFRVPGNGMPNLAGFQLEGVEILQVIRHKRKLRTGALAGNAFRLVVRQVSDRAEVEGRLQRIQQGGVPNYFGEQRFGRGGNNLTQARLWGEEKFRPRDRSMKGILLSAARSHLFNQVTSARLQRDGALDRVQVGDALQLAGRGSWFVAQAEELPDLQQRVDNYGLRITAPLPGRGDLGPQGEALAFEQQELAAATDLLTLLDREKVDAARRAMLVVPKDLSWNWWDDVTLEMQFWLPAGSFATSVVRELLSNGAAAPISDE; this comes from the coding sequence ATGAGTGAGCTGCTTTACCTGCATGGCGTACCGAGCGCAACTGGCGTCATCAAAGCCAATCCCGAAGATTTTGTGGTGATTGAGGATCTCGGCTATCCCTATGATGGCGAAGGTGAGCAGGTGTTGGTGCGCATCCGTAAAATCGGCTGCAACACTCGCTTTGTGGCGGAAGCCATCGCCAAATTTCTGGGTGTGCATCAGCGCGACATGAGCTATGCCGGCATGAAAGATCGTCATGCGGTGACGGAGCAGACGCTGTGTTTCCGGGTGCCGGGCAATGGCATGCCAAATCTGGCAGGCTTCCAGTTGGAAGGTGTCGAGATCCTGCAGGTGATCCGCCACAAGCGCAAACTGCGTACGGGCGCGCTGGCGGGAAATGCATTCCGTTTGGTGGTCAGGCAGGTCTCTGACCGCGCCGAGGTGGAAGGGCGGCTGCAACGTATCCAGCAAGGCGGTGTGCCTAATTATTTTGGCGAACAGCGCTTTGGACGCGGCGGTAATAACCTGACGCAGGCCAGGCTGTGGGGGGAAGAAAAATTCCGTCCACGCGATCGCAGCATGAAAGGTATTTTGTTATCTGCGGCGCGCAGCCACTTGTTCAATCAGGTGACCAGTGCACGTTTGCAACGTGATGGCGCGCTGGATCGCGTGCAAGTGGGTGACGCACTGCAACTGGCCGGGCGTGGCAGCTGGTTTGTGGCGCAGGCAGAAGAGCTGCCTGACTTACAGCAACGCGTAGATAATTATGGGTTGCGTATTACCGCACCGTTGCCGGGTCGCGGTGATTTAGGACCTCAGGGCGAGGCGCTGGCTTTTGAACAACAAGAGCTGGCTGCGGCCACGGATCTGCTGACATTGCTCGATCGCGAAAAAGTGGATGCTGCACGCCGCGCGATGCTGGTGGTGCCGAAAGATCTGAGCTGGAACTGGTGGGATGATGTGACGCTGGAAATGCAGTTCTGGTTGCCTGCCGGGAGTTTTGCCACCAGCGTGGTGCGTGAACTGCTGAGCAATGGTGCCGCTGCGCCTATCAGTGACGAATAA
- the nlpD gene encoding murein hydrolase activator NlpD: MSTGSTVFQLRRLAALSLVGFWLAGCSSGDNTQAPISQVGGGGADSGMSSAPSGGMLSSQNSTVPAMPHGGMLSGGTPSAAPSGGMVSGNNNVVTQNGRIVYNRNYGNIPKGSYGGETYTVKRGDTLFYIAWITGNDFRDLAQRNNVPAPYGLEAGQVLQVGNGNGQTITGGNAITAADATQGGVPVASNQTQIKSAPVAQQPVITYSDDSGSTGGKMLPSKGANNVATTTAPVTAPPTVSSTTNSTTPVGSWRWPTDGKIIDNFSAAEGGNKGIDIAGSRGQPVVATASGRVVYAGNALRGYGNLIIIKHNDDYLSAYAHNDSMLVREQQEVKAGQKIATMGSTGTSSVRLHFEIRYKGKSVNPLRYLPQR, encoded by the coding sequence ATGAGCACGGGAAGCACAGTATTTCAATTACGCCGTTTGGCGGCACTTTCACTGGTCGGTTTTTGGTTGGCGGGCTGTAGCTCTGGCGACAATACCCAGGCACCGATTAGCCAGGTTGGCGGCGGTGGTGCGGACAGCGGTATGTCTTCTGCGCCGAGTGGTGGCATGCTCTCATCCCAGAACAGCACGGTGCCTGCCATGCCACACGGAGGAATGTTAAGCGGTGGTACACCATCGGCTGCGCCCTCAGGTGGAATGGTTAGTGGCAATAATAATGTTGTCACGCAAAATGGTCGCATCGTGTACAACCGAAATTATGGGAATATTCCTAAAGGCAGTTACGGTGGTGAGACTTACACCGTTAAACGCGGTGATACCCTCTTCTACATTGCCTGGATTACCGGCAATGACTTCCGCGACCTCGCACAACGCAATAACGTCCCGGCCCCGTATGGCCTGGAAGCTGGGCAAGTTCTACAGGTTGGCAACGGTAATGGCCAGACTATCACCGGTGGTAACGCGATAACCGCAGCGGACGCCACGCAAGGCGGAGTGCCGGTTGCATCCAACCAGACGCAAATTAAATCTGCCCCTGTTGCACAGCAACCTGTTATTACGTATTCTGATGATTCGGGTTCGACAGGCGGTAAAATGCTGCCGTCGAAAGGGGCAAATAATGTGGCAACGACCACAGCTCCGGTTACCGCACCGCCCACAGTCAGCAGCACGACTAACAGCACAACACCAGTGGGAAGCTGGCGTTGGCCGACTGATGGGAAGATCATCGATAACTTCTCCGCTGCGGAAGGCGGAAACAAAGGGATCGATATCGCCGGTTCGCGTGGACAACCTGTCGTCGCCACTGCATCAGGACGAGTGGTATACGCAGGCAACGCGCTCCGTGGGTACGGTAATTTAATCATCATCAAACACAATGATGATTACCTGAGCGCCTACGCCCACAACGACTCTATGCTGGTCCGGGAACAACAGGAAGTTAAGGCGGGGCAAAAAATAGCTACCATGGGTAGCACCGGAACCAGTTCGGTAAGATTACATTTTGAAATTCGTTACAAGGGGAAATCCGTAAACCCGTTGCGTTATTTACCGCAGCGATAA
- the ispD gene encoding 2-C-methyl-D-erythritol 4-phosphate cytidylyltransferase codes for MNNLSSLGDVIAVVPAAGVGSRMQAACPKQYLTIGQFTLLEHSVARLLAHPAVKQVIVPISPDDGWFDSLPLAQDPRVLRVTGGDTRAESVLAGLQAIKHHEWVLVHDAARPCLHPDDLARLLAIREHSKVGGILAAPVRDTMKRAEPGKTAIAHTVEREDLWHALTPQFFPHPLLTACLTRALDEGATITDEASALEYCGYHPELVSGRSDNIKVTRPEDLALAAFYLTQIDLKERA; via the coding sequence ATGAACAACCTCTCTTCCCTTGGGGATGTGATTGCCGTGGTGCCTGCCGCGGGCGTCGGCAGCCGCATGCAGGCTGCTTGCCCCAAACAGTATCTGACCATCGGTCAATTTACCCTTCTTGAACACAGCGTTGCGCGCTTACTGGCGCACCCAGCGGTGAAGCAAGTGATTGTGCCCATCAGCCCCGACGACGGCTGGTTCGATTCACTGCCTCTGGCGCAGGATCCACGCGTATTGCGCGTGACCGGCGGCGACACACGCGCCGAATCGGTACTGGCCGGATTACAGGCGATTAAACACCACGAGTGGGTGCTGGTGCATGATGCGGCGCGTCCGTGCCTGCATCCTGATGACCTGGCGCGGCTGCTGGCGATTCGTGAGCACAGTAAAGTGGGGGGGATCCTCGCGGCACCGGTGCGAGACACCATGAAGCGCGCTGAGCCGGGCAAAACAGCCATTGCCCATACCGTTGAGCGCGAAGATTTATGGCACGCGCTGACGCCGCAATTTTTCCCGCATCCACTCCTGACCGCATGCCTGACGCGCGCCCTCGATGAAGGCGCTACCATTACTGATGAAGCCTCGGCGCTGGAATACTGCGGCTATCATCCAGAGTTGGTGAGCGGACGCAGTGACAATATCAAGGTGACGCGGCCAGAAGATCTGGCGCTGGCGGCCTTCTATCTAACCCAGATTGATTTAAAGGAGCGCGCATGA
- the surE gene encoding 5'/3'-nucleotidase SurE yields the protein MRILLSNDDGIHAPGIQTLARALREFAEVQVVAPDRNRSGASNSLTLETPLRTFTHENGDIAVQMGTPTDCVFLGVNKLMQPRPDIVVSGINAGPNLGDDVIYSGTVAAAMEGRHLGLPALAVSLNGHQHYATAAAVTCTLLRALSHTPLRTGRILNINVPDVPLADIKGFRVTRCGSRHPADQVICTEDPRGHTLYWIGPPGEKLDAGPDTDFAAVDAGYVSLTALHVDLTAHAAQEVLSDWLIQAEDTLAW from the coding sequence ATGCGGATATTGCTCAGCAACGACGATGGTATTCATGCTCCCGGCATTCAGACGCTGGCTCGCGCTCTGCGTGAGTTTGCGGAAGTGCAGGTTGTCGCGCCCGATCGCAATCGTAGCGGCGCATCAAATTCCCTGACGCTGGAAACACCATTGCGCACCTTCACCCATGAAAACGGGGATATCGCGGTGCAGATGGGTACACCGACTGACTGCGTGTTTCTCGGGGTCAACAAACTGATGCAACCGCGCCCGGATATTGTGGTTTCGGGGATCAATGCCGGCCCCAATCTGGGTGATGACGTGATCTATTCCGGTACCGTAGCGGCGGCGATGGAAGGCCGTCATCTCGGATTGCCCGCGCTGGCTGTCTCACTGAATGGACATCAGCATTATGCTACCGCTGCCGCCGTGACCTGTACGCTGTTGCGTGCCTTGTCGCACACGCCGCTGCGTACTGGGCGTATCCTGAATATCAATGTGCCTGACGTGCCGTTAGCCGACATTAAAGGTTTTCGCGTCACGCGCTGCGGCAGTCGCCATCCTGCCGATCAGGTGATCTGTACTGAAGACCCGCGCGGCCACACGCTTTACTGGATTGGCCCACCAGGGGAAAAGCTTGATGCAGGCCCCGATACCGATTTCGCGGCGGTGGATGCGGGTTATGTCTCACTGACTGCACTGCATGTGGATTTGACGGCACACGCGGCGCAAGAGGTATTAAGTGACTGGCTGATCCAGGCTGAGGACACTCTGGCATGGTGA
- the cysC gene encoding adenylyl-sulfate kinase, with product MAQHDENVVWHDHPVTREEREQQHGHQGVVLWFTGLSGSGKSTVAGALEQALHRVGVSTYLLDGDNVRHGLCRDLGFSDDDRKENIRRVGEVAKLMVDAGLVVLTAFISPHRAERQMVRELLGAGQFVEVFVDTPLAVCEARDPKGLYKKARAGELRNFTGIDSIYEAPDAPEIHLDGEQLVTKLTAQLLDLLRHRDIIRS from the coding sequence ATGGCGCAACACGACGAAAACGTGGTGTGGCATGACCATCCTGTCACGCGGGAAGAGCGTGAACAGCAGCACGGCCATCAAGGCGTGGTGCTGTGGTTCACCGGGCTTTCGGGCTCGGGAAAATCCACGGTGGCGGGTGCGCTGGAGCAGGCGCTGCACCGCGTAGGTGTCAGTACTTATTTGCTGGATGGGGATAACGTGCGCCACGGTCTGTGCCGTGACCTTGGTTTCAGCGATGACGACCGCAAAGAGAACATCCGGCGTGTAGGTGAAGTAGCGAAACTAATGGTGGATGCCGGGTTAGTGGTGTTAACCGCCTTTATTTCGCCCCATCGCGCTGAACGCCAGATGGTGCGAGAACTGCTCGGCGCAGGGCAGTTTGTTGAAGTGTTTGTTGATACCCCGTTGGCGGTGTGCGAAGCGCGCGATCCCAAAGGTTTATACAAAAAGGCCCGCGCCGGTGAATTACGCAATTTCACCGGCATTGACAGCATTTATGAGGCACCAGACGCGCCAGAAATCCATCTTGATGGGGAACAATTGGTTACAAAACTGACCGCCCAATTGTTAGACCTCCTGCGTCACCGCGATATCATCAGATCCTGA
- the cysN gene encoding sulfate adenylyltransferase subunit CysN, translating to MNTVIAQQIADQGGVEAWLTAQQHKSLLRFLTCGSVDDGKSTLIGRLLHDTRQIYEDQLSSLHNDSKRHGTQGEKLDLALLVDGLQAEREQGITIDVAYRYFSTEKRKFIIADTPGHEQYTRNMATGASTCDLAILLIDARKGVLDQTRRHSFISTLLGIKHLVVAINKMDLVDYSQETYEQIKQSYLDFAEQLPADLDIRFVPMSALEGDNVATPSVTMPWYSGPTLLDVLETVELNRVVDHQPMRFPVQYVNRPNLDFRGYAGTLASGTVQVGQRVKVLPSGVESTVSRIVTFDGDLQEAAAGEAITLVLKDEIDISRGDLLVDAAADLQAVQSATVDVVWMAEQPLQPGQSYEVKIAGKKARGRIEKIIHQVEINTLEKRAVESLPLNGIGLVEITFDEPMVLDAYQQNPVTGGMIFIDRLSNVTVGAGMINQPQTEARAQAGQFSDFELELNALVRRHFPHWNARDLLGGK from the coding sequence ATGAATACCGTAATTGCACAACAGATTGCCGATCAGGGCGGCGTAGAAGCCTGGCTGACCGCGCAACAACATAAAAGCCTGCTGCGTTTCCTGACCTGCGGTAGCGTGGACGACGGCAAAAGTACCTTGATTGGCCGTCTGCTGCACGATACGCGCCAGATTTATGAAGATCAGCTGTCATCACTGCATAACGACAGCAAACGTCACGGTACGCAAGGTGAGAAGCTGGATCTCGCGCTGCTGGTGGATGGCTTACAAGCCGAGCGCGAGCAGGGCATCACCATCGATGTGGCCTACCGCTACTTCTCCACCGAGAAGCGTAAGTTCATTATCGCTGACACGCCGGGACATGAGCAGTACACCCGTAACATGGCGACCGGTGCTTCGACCTGTGATTTAGCGATTCTGTTGATTGATGCGCGTAAAGGCGTGCTGGATCAAACCCGTCGTCACAGCTTTATCTCCACGCTGCTGGGGATCAAACACCTGGTGGTGGCCATCAATAAGATGGATTTGGTGGATTACAGTCAGGAGACCTACGAGCAGATTAAGCAGTCCTATCTTGATTTCGCGGAACAGCTGCCCGCCGATCTGGATATTCGCTTTGTGCCGATGTCTGCGCTGGAAGGGGATAACGTTGCGACGCCAAGCGTCACTATGCCTTGGTACAGCGGCCCAACGTTGCTTGATGTGCTGGAAACCGTTGAGCTAAACCGCGTGGTGGATCATCAACCGATGCGTTTCCCGGTGCAGTATGTAAACCGTCCGAACCTCGATTTCCGTGGCTATGCCGGGACGTTGGCCTCGGGCACGGTGCAGGTGGGCCAGCGCGTCAAAGTGCTGCCATCTGGCGTGGAATCCACCGTCTCACGCATCGTTACTTTTGATGGCGATCTGCAGGAAGCGGCGGCTGGTGAAGCGATTACGCTGGTGCTGAAGGATGAAATCGACATTAGCCGTGGCGATCTGCTGGTCGATGCCGCTGCCGACCTGCAAGCGGTGCAATCCGCTACCGTGGATGTGGTGTGGATGGCGGAACAGCCTCTGCAGCCGGGCCAAAGCTATGAAGTGAAGATCGCGGGCAAGAAAGCGCGTGGACGTATCGAGAAAATCATTCACCAGGTTGAGATCAACACGCTGGAGAAACGTGCAGTGGAAAGCCTGCCGTTGAACGGTATTGGTCTGGTGGAAATCACCTTTGATGAGCCGATGGTGCTGGATGCCTATCAGCAGAACCCGGTTACCGGTGGCATGATCTTCATCGATCGTCTGAGTAACGTGACCGTGGGGGCGGGGATGATCAACCAACCGCAGACCGAAGCGCGCGCCCAGGCTGGTCAATTCAGTGATTTTGAGCTGGAGTTGAATGCGTTGGTACGTCGTCACTTCCCGCACTGGAACGCTCGCGACCTGCTGGGTGGCAAGTAA
- a CDS encoding DUF3561 family protein, which yields MQNVTPMLTRKDERTPDEPISSLPGGVIGFLSYWCALAIPFMLYGSNTLFFFLYTWPFFLALLPVSVLIGIVLSLMIRGRLIVSGVITAIVVVCLFWLLFSFLSGW from the coding sequence ATGCAGAACGTTACCCCCATGCTGACACGCAAAGATGAACGCACCCCGGATGAGCCGATCTCATCGTTGCCGGGTGGCGTGATTGGCTTTCTCTCGTACTGGTGCGCACTGGCGATTCCGTTCATGCTCTACGGCTCCAACACGTTATTCTTCTTCCTGTATACGTGGCCGTTCTTCCTCGCGTTGTTGCCTGTTTCTGTTCTGATCGGCATCGTACTCAGCCTGATGATTCGGGGCCGTCTCATCGTGAGCGGGGTGATCACCGCCATCGTCGTCGTGTGCCTTTTCTGGCTGTTGTTCTCATTTCTCTCTGGTTGGTAA
- the ftsB gene encoding cell division protein FtsB, giving the protein MGKLTLLLLVLLGWLQYSLWLGKNGIHDYTRVNEDVASQQANNAKLKARNDQLFAEIDDLNGGSEAIEERARNELGMIKPGETFYRLVADQNKRNAQQAAQNQQR; this is encoded by the coding sequence ATGGGAAAACTGACGCTACTGTTGCTCGTGCTGCTGGGATGGCTTCAATATTCTCTGTGGCTGGGTAAGAACGGTATTCATGATTATACGCGCGTCAATGAAGACGTCGCGTCACAACAGGCGAATAACGCCAAACTCAAAGCGCGTAACGATCAGCTGTTTGCCGAAATTGACGATCTCAATGGCGGTTCTGAAGCGATCGAGGAACGTGCACGCAATGAACTGGGCATGATTAAGCCCGGCGAGACTTTCTATCGCCTGGTGGCAGACCAGAACAAACGTAACGCGCAACAAGCTGCGCAAAATCAACAACGATAA
- the cysD gene encoding sulfate adenylyltransferase subunit CysD, with product MDQNRLTHLRQLEAESIHIIREVAAEFSNPVMMYSIGKDSSVMLHLARKAFYPGTLPFPLLHVDTGWKFREMYEFRDRTVKNMGAELLVHRNPEGVAMGINPFVHGSAKHTDIMKTEGLKQALNKYGFDAAFGGARRDEEKSRAKERIYSFRDRFHRWDPKNQRPELWHNYNGQINKGESIRVFPLSNWTELDIWQYIFLENIEIVPLYLAAPRPVLERDGMLMMIDDDRIDLQPGEVIKQRMVRFRTLGCWPLTGAVESEAQTLPEIIEEMLVSTTSERQGRVIDRDQAGSMEMKKRQGYF from the coding sequence ATGGACCAAAATCGACTGACTCATCTGCGCCAACTGGAGGCAGAGAGTATCCATATCATCCGCGAGGTAGCGGCCGAGTTCAGTAATCCGGTGATGATGTACTCCATCGGTAAAGACTCTTCGGTGATGCTGCATCTGGCGCGTAAGGCCTTCTATCCGGGCACGCTGCCATTTCCGCTGCTGCATGTTGATACCGGCTGGAAATTCCGTGAAATGTACGAGTTCCGCGATCGCACGGTGAAAAACATGGGTGCAGAACTGCTGGTTCACCGCAACCCGGAAGGTGTGGCGATGGGCATCAACCCGTTTGTGCACGGCAGCGCCAAGCACACCGATATCATGAAAACCGAAGGTCTGAAGCAGGCGCTGAACAAATACGGTTTTGATGCCGCTTTCGGCGGTGCGCGCCGTGATGAAGAGAAATCACGTGCCAAAGAGCGTATCTACTCGTTCCGCGATCGTTTCCATCGCTGGGACCCTAAAAACCAGCGTCCTGAGCTGTGGCACAACTACAACGGCCAGATTAACAAAGGCGAAAGCATCCGCGTGTTCCCGCTCTCCAACTGGACTGAGCTGGATATCTGGCAGTACATCTTCCTCGAAAACATCGAAATTGTGCCGCTCTACCTTGCTGCACCGCGTCCGGTGCTGGAGCGCGACGGCATGTTAATGATGATTGATGACGATCGTATCGATCTGCAGCCAGGTGAAGTGATCAAGCAGCGCATGGTGCGTTTCCGTACCCTCGGCTGCTGGCCGCTGACCGGTGCGGTGGAGTCTGAAGCACAGACGCTGCCGGAAATTATTGAAGAGATGCTGGTCTCCACCACCAGTGAACGCCAGGGACGTGTGATTGACCGTGACCAGGCCGGTTCGATGGAAATGAAGAAACGTCAGGGTTATTTCTAA